TCAGCTTTAACCTGTTGCACTCAAAACTATTTTAAttcgaaaaccaaacatttttccgacctagaatattttcgttttattagaTTCTAAAAGAATCTAATCATACTACCATATTATTTTCAgactattaaaaatattaagaaagaaaataaacttcTATTTAGCTTTGGCTTGTTGCAATTCAAATAGAAAATATctgttttgcataaacattttcAGGAATCCCCAAATTTTCGAAAACCCGTTCCGATCACGATTAAAATTTCCGAGCTTGGCATTAATTTGTGACATATAAGATGACAAAATAATTACTGGTTAAATATTTTGCAGTAAATCCTTCAAGTGCAAAGTTAAGAGAAGACTGATAAAGGTGACTGCACCGTCAACGTCCTCTTTGATAAAGAAAGAAGATGAAGTTGACTCTGGACCGAAAGTTCAAGCGAAGCCAAAGCCGTTGAAGCACATGCAATTCTTTATCATAGGTCGTACGAAGAAAGATAAAAACGATTTGAAGAAAGAAATCGTGCACTTAGGAGGAGAGATTACTTCGAAGCTTCACGAGAACGTTGCCGCAGTAATATCGACTCAAAAGGAGATCGACAAAATGAGTGCGAAGATGGAAGAAGCTGAGAATCTTAATATTCAAGTCATTACCGAAGATTTTGTCGACGAAgctaaagaatatacaaaaccCGCTATCTCGTTGATTAAAAAGAAGACTATTTCAAGTTGGGGTGGCGATCTTTCCAGCAGAGTAAATGTTGTAGCAGAGAAATCTGCTGCGAAAAGCAAGGCCAATAGCAATTTCGAAAAATCAGGATCtggaaaaatgaaattgaaattgaaagatGGTGGAACCGTTGACCCGGACAGTGAGCTGCAAGACGTGGCTCACGTGTACAAGAACGGCAAAACTAAGTATGCTGTTACACTTGTGTGCACGGACATACAATCTCAAAAGAACAGTTATTACAAGTTACAGGTTTTAGAACACGATAAACAGAAACGGTATTGGCTGTTCAGAAGCTGGGGCAGAATAGGTACAACGATTGGTGGTTCAAAATTGGAGAAACTAGCTCTGGAGGATTGTATACAACAGTTTGAAACCTTGTACGAGGATAAAACTGCAAATGTTTGGGAGCAAAGGGATCACTTCGTCAAAGTACCTCAGAAGATGTATCCAGTCGACATCGACGACGGCGAAGAGGTTTCCGCACAGATATTAGAATCCAATATTAAGAGCGAACTAGAAAAACCAGTTCAAGATTTGATCAAAATGATGTTCGATGAAGTGAACATGAAGAATGTATTAGCAGAATTCGAGATCGACGTGGAGAAGATGCCGCTCGGGAAGATAAGTAAGAAGCAAATACAGAAAGCGTATTCCGTGTTGACGGACATGCAAGGGCTGTTGAAGAACGAAAACGTTGAGCGAATTTCTTTGATAGATGCCtcgaataaattttataatttaatacctCACAACTTTGGGGTATCTGGACCAAAGATTTTAGACACTGCCGAAGAGATTCGTACGAAATGCGAGATGCTGGACGCGTTGCTGGAGATGGAGATCGCTTACTCGCTTCTGCACACCAAGGTGGACTCTTCACAGAATCCACTTGATGCTCACTATAAGCAGCTGAATGCAGATATTAAAGTGCTGAAGAAGGAGAGCGAGGAGTACAAGCTCATCGAGCAATACGTTAAAAATACTCATGCTAGCACTCACAATCTGTATGATCTCGAGATCGAGGATGTGTTCGCTGTTAAGAGAACAGGAGAGGATAACAGGTTCAAGCCGTTCAAGAAATTGCCGAACAGGAAGCTGTTGTGGCACGGTTCTAGAACGACAAATTACGCTGGTATACTTTCTCAGGGATTGAGAAAAGCTCCTCCGGAGGCGCCTGTTACTGGTTACATGTTCGGTAAAGGTATATACTTCGCAGACATGGTGTCGAAGTCTGCAAACTATTGTTGCACGAACAACCAGAATTCCACTGGTCTGATGTTGCTTTGTGAGGTCGCGTTGGGTAATATGTATGAGAGATATGCAGCTGATTTTATTGAGAAATTACCGAGCGGTAAACATTCCACGTTTGGTCGTGGTCAAACGCAACCTGATCCAGGAAGCTCGCACAAGACAAAGGATGGTGTTGAGATTCCATTGGGTACAGCCGTGACCACGAAACTGCCCAAGCAATCAGCCTTGTTGTACAATGAATACATTGTATACGATGTTGCTCAAGTGAAAATACAATACTTGGTGAAGATGAAATTCAGGTATAAGATGTAATATTTTTGTATGCAGGTTCATTAATACTATTAGAATAGGTTTGTTTTATGTTCGATTTTGTTTTCTAAATATGTTTCCCCGGTACTACCTCGTGTATAAACATGATAAGTTCCCGTGATATGTGTATGAACATTTTTTCATaagttaataaaataattgatgtAAAATGCCCTCGTATGCTTTCATTAATGTGTAGAACCTGTAATTTTGGTTCGGTACGTAGAATGAAATACTCGAATAGAATGAAATAATTTAAATCGATTCTTTATTtgatacatatttattatttcacttCTCGAAAATTAGTATTCAAAATGGAAGTCAAAGTACGATTGATCAAACGTGTTAATACGAACATAACCATCTTCTCCACCTGTTGAAAAGCTGCGACCATTCGGATGGAACGCAAGAGAATTGATCGGACCGAAATGGCCCTTTAAACGCGCGAATTCTTCTTCGAATACTAAATGGTAAAATCGTGAATCGAACTTTCCTTGACGAGTGGACGTTGTTGTTACGTCCATGGCATCTTGACCACCTCCAAGAACCACCTACAAAAATCACAGCACTCATGAATTATCGAAAATATAATCTCTGCGAGTATCGTGATCGAGCGAGAACATACATGATCGAAAATAGGAGAAATTGTGGCAGAGTTGACGGGCCTTTCTGTTTTATATGTCTTTAATAACATTAACGATTCGCTATCAAACAGTTTTGCTGTGTTATCCTTTGATGCAGTAACAAACATAGTGCCGTCCTTGTTGAACTGCATGTCATTGATTTGCGACTTGTGACTCGAAACACTGTTCAGCTTCTTCCTTGTCTACAAAAACCAAGTATACtgattagtagactgcagatttctatgcaaaataaaaattgtccaagtccaTTGTAAGAAACTGAAGTTTAGTAAACGTGTATATTCTCTTTTAACCAACTTAGGGAGTCGAAAATAAGATAATAAtgtccttaaattcttctaatgtctttccagttttgcattcgatctatgtaaatgcgtaaaatctgtAGACTACTGATTAGTCATAGGCACGACTGGAAATGTTACAAAACATTTGGTCAGACTTACTCTCACATCCCAAAGAGTGATTTCACCATCTTCGTGGCCAGTAATAATTGTTTCATCTAAAGCACCCCATAAAATAGAAGAAATTCTGGGACCGTTAACAGAAATTCTAGAAATAGCATCTTCTTGTGACAACGCTCCATCAACATTTCTGATATCTATGATGAACATCTCGCACTGGTGTCCCAGAGCTTTGTCTGTAGAATAGACAGCAAGATCTGCCGAATAACTAAAGTTACATGTCCTTACTGAACTGTTTGTGTGCAATTGACCGATTTCCTTGCctgaaaattaattacaaaatgGAGTGGAAAcctaatactatttttattttaacactaggtttacggaatacataaaaattatggattttaatatttttaatttacgattatttctCCATAAGAGATTTTCAGCAAATATATTCCtctggatatatattattttaaaaaactggctaaaaatttagatagatacattctcgttatttttatacagtaatACAAAATAGTTACTTTTAATACTCCATAGGCCTAGCATTAATTAACTCAagcttttcttttaattgatatGTTATACAAACCAGTTTGACAATCCCAAACTCTTAATGTGTTATCACCACTGCCAGATATAAATCTAGTTGTGTCCCAATTGACATCAATGCACCATACTGAACCATTGTGACCATTGAAAGTTCCAAGACGTTCTCCATTCAAAGAGTACCAAACATTTGGCTTTTTGTCTTTACTCGACGAAAATAACAAATCTCCTTCTCTATTGTATTTGATTTTCGTTATAGCACGTTCGTGCCCGTGTAACATCAAAGGTTTCTGAAATACAACAAACAATCTATTTACGTTTCGGTTGCATTAACATAACCACGAAACACTGCCAAGCATGTCGACTTCATTACCACGAAGTATATTACATATTagggaaaaaattaattgaacatCAGTATAACAATTAAACATTTACAATATCAAGTGCACTTTAAAACAATTTAAGTATGCCTGTCCATAGGATGGACATCGTTAACGATGACCTAATGTCATCGAGGTTATGCTGTCACATGTTTAAGTATTTCACGAAAACCTCGTACTAAACCATCGGGTTTAgaccatacgtataattatttattaatctgTAAAACGACTAACCATTTTCTCGTGTGATACACAATTAACTAAACTGGTGAAAAGATCAAGAGATTAATACTCAATCACGAAAATCTCAAGCGGTGAAAGGACACGAACGTACAAATTCATAGAAAGAATTGACCGAACCACGGGGCATGCAATATTTTTATGGAAACGAAATTCCAGCGGTTCTCGGAAACTGATTTTCGATCTAATTTTTTTATGTCATACTctgcaaatttatttatatctaCGATAGCACATCACAGAGAAGTCTTGGAAAATCTTGAAGAATGTTCTCTAAATTCGCATGCATGTGTTTAGCAATAGAGTCTTCAATTGGtaagaaattatataaatataatttatcatTGCAGTGTATGAGAGAAATAATGTTTGTAAAGTAAGTAGTGTATTCATAAAGAATGTGAAAGAATTAACAGAAAATATTGCTGTGGAATGTCTGTGAAATCTGTCCGAATTGGTCCGAATTTCCGAAAAGTGCAACGACTACGTTCAGCAACGAGGTGTCCCATCTAGGTCACGGAGAATTCAGTCCCGTTCCAAATTCCGGTCGTGTATACGTATTGTTGAAAATTGGAAAAGGAAACGAAACTGAAACAGCATGTCTGAAGTTGTTGCTCAACATGAAATTAATCAGAGCTATTGTTTCAAATGGAATGATTACCACAGTCATTTATCTGATGTAGTTAGACAACTTTTGGAGGAGGATTGCATGGTGGATGTAATACTGGCAGCTGCTGGAGAACGCATTCATGCCCATCGCATAGTCCTCTGCGCTTGTAGCACTTTGTTTCGAGTAAAcaacttttgcaatttttacggGCCCACCCTGATAAACTGCGGAACATCGAATCCCTTTACatttctaataattattgttaatttaaCAGCGTAATAAACAAATTACAAATTCCGTGCACTCCAACACACGCATTTGCTTAAAATTTGATATAatgtttaatgaaatttatttacgattttcaattttttttggAGCACAGTTGATATTCTATATCCATATTGGCATTTGTTATTTAAAGTCTACTTAAATATCTAATTATTATGAGATTCTGATTTGATCAGAACATGTATTTTAAATATGTATTTTGACATTGTTTCTATATTTTTGTAGGATGTTTTAAGTCAAGTAAATGAGGATCATCCGACAATAATACTAAGCGATATATCAGCACAAGACATCAAGTCtattattgaatttatttatcatgGAGAAGTGAGAGTAGCAGTGGAAAATATTAGCAGTTTACTGGAAGCTGCGCGATCTTTGAAAATATGTGGTCTTATCGAGGTTATCCTTTAATTTGtctttcaaacaattttattcaTATCTTATTTGATTATTAATGCTCAATGTTGATTACAGATTAATGGACTAAATGAGATTCACTCGGCTGTGAGTTCTAAAGACTACAATGATAACAGCGAAGAGCCAATGACTGTTATCAATGAGTCAGACGAGAATGTTATGAATGCATTGCAATACGGATATGAAGATTTAGAAGATCAACAAGAGCAGAGGTTTGCAGAGAATTCCACGCTgagtaaaaaaaagaaacgcaGGCGGGATACAATAAAAAGAGAGTATAGCGACGACATGTTAGCATCTGCAATCGATGGCTTAAAGTCGGGGCAAACGTTAATAGAAGCTTCAACTAAACATAATGTACCACGTTCAACATTGTACATGCGTGCAAAGGCGCTAGGTGTACATTTAACTGCCACAAGGAACGAATATCCTGCTGAGTGCATGAAGGCTGCCATAAATGCTGTAGTTGGTTAGTATCTGTTATAACTATCATTATCAGTAGAT
This window of the Halictus rubicundus isolate RS-2024b chromosome 9, iyHalRubi1_principal, whole genome shotgun sequence genome carries:
- the LOC143357242 gene encoding uncharacterized protein LOC143357242, yielding MSEVVAQHEINQSYCFKWNDYHSHLSDVVRQLLEEDCMVDVILAAAGERIHAHRIVLCACSTLFRDVLSQVNEDHPTIILSDISAQDIKSIIEFIYHGEVRVAVENISSLLEAARSLKICGLIEINGLNEIHSAVSSKDYNDNSEEPMTVINESDENVMNALQYGYEDLEDQQEQRFAENSTLSKKKKRRRDTIKREYSDDMLASAIDGLKSGQTLIEASTKHNVPRSTLYMRAKALGVHLTATRNEYPAECMKAAINAVVGGSSLQHASEMFSIPKTVLWRRIQKEGYKILRSEMKMTYGVDRREAALKALERGEKLTKVALEFKIPKTTLFRDKARLVDEGKLPLSFWKKRKTENEELKRSRLEEAVAACKGGKMSQAAASMTYRIPKTTIWRRLQQDGKKSDRLLNSRKQRITNSKQNAAVKNQEGSDFSYCEVSSEIPITYIDENSIAEDSVIILTADDMDGLNLEEGRQIIVNSGTVQEYVPCSISIEENSNYSQTES
- the Eif3i gene encoding eukaryotic translation initiation factor 3 subunit I, whose amino-acid sequence is MKPLMLHGHERAITKIKYNREGDLLFSSSKDKKPNVWYSLNGERLGTFNGHNGSVWCIDVNWDTTRFISGSGDNTLRVWDCQTGKEIGQLHTNSSVRTCNFSYSADLAVYSTDKALGHQCEMFIIDIRNVDGALSQEDAISRISVNGPRISSILWGALDETIITGHEDGEITLWDVRTRKKLNSVSSHKSQINDMQFNKDGTMFVTASKDNTAKLFDSESLMLLKTYKTERPVNSATISPIFDHVVLGGGQDAMDVTTTSTRQGKFDSRFYHLVFEEEFARLKGHFGPINSLAFHPNGRSFSTGGEDGYVRINTFDQSYFDFHFEY
- the Parp1 gene encoding poly-(ADP-ribose) polymerase, with amino-acid sequence MNPDLPYCVEYAKTSRASCQSCKKSIEKETLRLAVVVQSPVHDGKIPKWYHAVCFFVKQRPKSIADIANFDNIRWEDQQDVKKKIEEAGSLPAPTGKGRKRASTAKNAGVAKDFTIQYSKSSRATCISCEEKIVQSEIRVSKKDFESEHGRKYGGIDRWHHYECFVKVRKELEFYESGDMLPGFGDLSKDDQKKVKSDLPKLKESDVVPVKKMKEELEDVDEQNEMKKQNEELFKIRDMLSSIKKNDLITILEKNEQQIPEGIAAILDRLSDAFCFGALKPCSKCTGQLVYTSGAGYKCTGDLTEWTKCEYVTQDPKRKKISIPPSVEQEYPDLKSFKCKVKRRLIKVTAPSTSSLIKKEDEVDSGPKVQAKPKPLKHMQFFIIGRTKKDKNDLKKEIVHLGGEITSKLHENVAAVISTQKEIDKMSAKMEEAENLNIQVITEDFVDEAKEYTKPAISLIKKKTISSWGGDLSSRVNVVAEKSAAKSKANSNFEKSGSGKMKLKLKDGGTVDPDSELQDVAHVYKNGKTKYAVTLVCTDIQSQKNSYYKLQVLEHDKQKRYWLFRSWGRIGTTIGGSKLEKLALEDCIQQFETLYEDKTANVWEQRDHFVKVPQKMYPVDIDDGEEVSAQILESNIKSELEKPVQDLIKMMFDEVNMKNVLAEFEIDVEKMPLGKISKKQIQKAYSVLTDMQGLLKNENVERISLIDASNKFYNLIPHNFGVSGPKILDTAEEIRTKCEMLDALLEMEIAYSLLHTKVDSSQNPLDAHYKQLNADIKVLKKESEEYKLIEQYVKNTHASTHNLYDLEIEDVFAVKRTGEDNRFKPFKKLPNRKLLWHGSRTTNYAGILSQGLRKAPPEAPVTGYMFGKGIYFADMVSKSANYCCTNNQNSTGLMLLCEVALGNMYERYAADFIEKLPSGKHSTFGRGQTQPDPGSSHKTKDGVEIPLGTAVTTKLPKQSALLYNEYIVYDVAQVKIQYLVKMKFRYKM